From Caminibacter mediatlanticus TB-2, the proteins below share one genomic window:
- a CDS encoding DUF294 nucleotidyltransferase-like domain-containing protein, with product MENIKSFLSFPPFDLLNDKEFKLSEDNIDIAFYEDKTKLYPDYVRIIIKGKIKGDEIYCEEDIVFAKEIIKNKEAEFEVINECLCYEIKKNIFLEIVQNNEKFKKFFLLDIATKIQNLRKRNQNQFSSFLSAKVNDLIIHEVTFVEKNNSIKDAVIKKENENTSAIIVDSNSIVTDSNLKKIILNDISIDDSIEKIATKNLITIDEEDFLFNALLLMTKHNIKRLVVKSKNKIIGIIEQIDLLSYFSNHSHLINIKIEKANNIEELKEITIDMIDLIDLLYNKGLKARYIAKIVSELNRKIFIKVSEIVFDNSYKENIALIVMGSEGRGEQIIRTDQDNGAIIDNNFKYENEKFSTFSNYLKFLGFPECPGKIMVNNPLWCDYLKNYQDRVFEWIENPTKENMMNLAIIMDANIVWGNKKYLVLLKEYLFNHLNDNVTLLNNFASFVNQFEVGITFLGLKDELDLKKARFILVHSIRSFALEKKLMETSTVERIKKLHNLGIFDKQFATDLIESFDVILSFELKNKLKQIKNKETLKNIIHTKELTKIEKDMLKDALKIINELKNIINHHFKLSVF from the coding sequence ATGGAAAACATTAAATCATTTCTCTCTTTTCCTCCTTTTGATTTATTAAATGATAAAGAATTTAAACTTAGTGAAGATAATATTGATATTGCCTTTTATGAAGATAAAACTAAACTATATCCTGATTATGTAAGAATTATAATTAAGGGAAAAATAAAAGGAGATGAAATATATTGCGAAGAAGATATTGTTTTTGCAAAAGAAATAATTAAAAACAAAGAAGCAGAGTTTGAAGTTATTAATGAGTGTTTATGTTATGAAATAAAAAAAAATATTTTTCTTGAAATAGTTCAAAACAATGAAAAATTTAAAAAATTTTTTCTTTTAGATATTGCAACAAAAATTCAAAATTTAAGAAAAAGAAATCAAAATCAATTTAGTAGTTTTTTATCTGCAAAAGTTAATGATTTGATAATACATGAAGTAACTTTTGTTGAAAAAAATAATTCAATTAAAGATGCAGTAATAAAAAAAGAAAATGAAAACACATCAGCAATAATTGTAGATAGTAATTCAATTGTTACTGATTCAAATTTGAAAAAAATTATATTAAATGATATTTCAATTGATGATTCTATCGAAAAAATTGCTACTAAAAATCTAATAACGATAGATGAAGAGGATTTCTTATTTAATGCACTACTCTTAATGACAAAACATAACATAAAAAGATTAGTTGTAAAGTCAAAAAATAAAATTATAGGTATAATAGAACAAATAGATTTATTAAGCTATTTTTCAAATCATTCTCATTTAATAAACATAAAAATAGAAAAAGCAAATAATATTGAAGAATTAAAAGAAATTACTATTGATATGATAGATTTAATTGATCTTCTTTACAACAAAGGACTAAAAGCAAGATATATTGCCAAAATTGTAAGTGAACTTAATAGGAAAATCTTTATAAAAGTAAGTGAAATTGTTTTTGATAATAGTTATAAAGAAAATATTGCATTAATAGTTATGGGAAGTGAAGGTAGAGGTGAGCAAATCATTAGAACTGACCAAGATAATGGTGCAATAATTGATAATAATTTTAAATATGAAAATGAAAAATTTTCAACTTTTTCAAATTATTTAAAATTTTTAGGTTTTCCTGAGTGTCCAGGAAAAATAATGGTAAATAATCCTTTATGGTGCGATTATTTAAAAAATTATCAAGATAGAGTATTTGAGTGGATTGAAAATCCTACTAAAGAAAATATGATGAACTTAGCAATAATTATGGATGCAAATATTGTTTGGGGAAATAAAAAATATTTAGTTTTATTAAAAGAATATTTATTTAATCATTTAAATGATAATGTTACTCTTTTAAATAATTTTGCCTCTTTTGTTAATCAGTTTGAAGTTGGAATTACATTTTTAGGTTTAAAAGATGAGTTAGATTTAAAAAAAGCAAGATTTATATTAGTTCATTCGATTAGAAGTTTTGCATTAGAAAAAAAATTAATGGAAACTTCAACCGTAGAGAGAATAAAAAAATTACATAATCTTGGAATTTTCGATAAACAATTTGCGACTGATTTGATTGAAAGTTTTGATGTTATATTATCATTTGAATTAAAAAACAAACTAAAACAGATAAAAAACAAAGAAACATTAAAAAATATAATACATACTAAAGAATTAACAAAAATTGAAAAGGATATGCTAAAAGATGCATTAAAAATTATAAATGAACTAAAAAATATTATAAATCATCATTTTAAATTAAGTGTTTTTTAA
- a CDS encoding cation acetate symporter — translation MKKLIFLLAGISLFAAGTIEGEVQRQPVNISAIIMFLVFVAATLGITYWAAKKTRTAKDFYTAGGGITGFQNGLALAGDYMSAASFLGISGLVYLKGYDGLIYSIGFLVGWPFVLFIIAERLRNLGKYTFADVVSFRLKQGPIRTLAAFGGIATVLLYLIAQMVGSGKLIQILFGLPYSYAVIIVGVLMIAYVTFGGMLATTWVQIIKAGLLLLGATFMAFAVMAHFGFDFEAFFRKAVEIHPLHEKIMEPGGLVSDPYSAISLGVALMFGLAGLPHILMRFFTVADAKEARKSVFYATGFIGYFYLLTFIIGFGAIVFVSTNPEYLDAAGKLIGGNNMAAIHLAHALGGNLFLGFISAVAFATILAVVSGLTLAGASAISHDLYANVFKKGQISEKEEMKVSRIATLIIGILAILLGIAFEKQNIAFMVGLAFAIAASATFPVLFLSMYWKNLTTRGAVIGGSIGLATAVILVILGPTVWVSILGFEKPIFPSKYPALISVTVAFIAIWFFSITDNSEDAKKERELFEAQLIRSETGIGAEGASKH, via the coding sequence ATGAAAAAATTAATTTTTTTATTAGCAGGTATCTCTTTATTTGCAGCAGGTACTATTGAAGGTGAAGTTCAAAGACAACCTGTAAATATATCAGCAATTATTATGTTTTTAGTATTTGTCGCTGCAACACTCGGAATTACATATTGGGCAGCAAAAAAAACAAGAACTGCAAAAGACTTTTACACAGCAGGTGGTGGAATTACAGGATTTCAAAATGGACTTGCTCTTGCAGGTGATTATATGTCTGCGGCATCATTTTTAGGAATTTCTGGTTTAGTCTATTTAAAAGGTTATGATGGATTAATATATTCCATCGGTTTTTTAGTTGGTTGGCCATTTGTACTATTTATTATTGCGGAGAGACTTAGAAATCTTGGTAAATATACTTTTGCTGATGTTGTTTCATTTAGATTAAAACAAGGTCCTATAAGAACTCTTGCAGCATTTGGTGGTATTGCTACTGTTTTACTTTATTTAATTGCACAAATGGTTGGTAGTGGTAAACTTATTCAAATATTGTTTGGATTACCATATTCATATGCAGTTATAATAGTTGGTGTTTTAATGATAGCATATGTTACATTTGGTGGAATGCTTGCTACAACATGGGTTCAAATTATTAAAGCTGGATTATTATTACTTGGTGCAACATTTATGGCATTTGCAGTTATGGCACATTTTGGTTTTGATTTTGAAGCATTTTTTAGAAAAGCAGTTGAAATACATCCATTACATGAAAAAATAATGGAGCCAGGTGGACTTGTTAGTGACCCATATTCTGCAATAAGTTTAGGTGTAGCATTAATGTTTGGTTTAGCAGGTCTTCCTCATATTCTAATGAGATTTTTTACAGTTGCTGACGCAAAAGAAGCAAGAAAATCAGTTTTTTATGCAACAGGGTTTATAGGATATTTTTATTTATTAACTTTTATTATAGGATTTGGTGCAATTGTATTTGTTTCTACTAATCCAGAGTATTTAGATGCAGCTGGTAAATTAATTGGTGGAAATAATATGGCAGCTATACATTTAGCTCATGCATTAGGTGGTAACTTATTCTTAGGGTTTATCTCAGCAGTAGCATTTGCTACAATTTTAGCAGTTGTATCTGGACTAACTCTTGCTGGTGCAAGTGCAATAAGTCATGATTTATATGCAAATGTATTTAAAAAAGGACAAATTTCTGAAAAAGAAGAGATGAAAGTTTCAAGAATAGCTACTTTAATAATTGGTATTTTAGCTATTTTACTTGGTATTGCATTTGAGAAGCAAAATATAGCATTTATGGTTGGATTAGCATTTGCAATTGCAGCAAGTGCAACATTCCCAGTATTATTCTTATCAATGTATTGGAAAAATTTAACTACAAGAGGTGCAGTTATTGGAGGAAGTATTGGTCTTGCAACTGCGGTTATATTAGTTATTTTGGGTCCGACAGTTTGGGTATCAATCTTAGGATTTGAAAAACCAATTTTCCCATCAAAATATCCAGCACTAATTAGTGTTACTGTAGCATTTATTGCTATTTGGTTCTTCTCAATTACTGATAATAGCGAAGATGCTAAAAAAGAAAGAGAACTATTTGAAGCTCAATTAATAAGGTCAGAAACAGGTATAGGTGCTGAGGGAGCTTCAAAACATTAA
- a CDS encoding DUF485 domain-containing protein, with product MNKEILEKIKNDPDYIKLVTTRKKFAWGLTFVLLLIYYSFILTIAFDPKLLGTPISKDSIITIGIPIGVLIIIAAFILTGIYVNKANKVFDELTRKIKLKYEKGV from the coding sequence ATGAACAAAGAAATTTTAGAAAAAATTAAAAATGACCCAGACTATATAAAATTAGTCACAACAAGAAAAAAATTTGCTTGGGGTTTAACATTTGTTTTATTATTAATTTATTATTCATTCATCTTAACAATTGCTTTTGATCCTAAATTATTAGGAACACCTATTTCAAAAGATTCTATTATAACAATTGGTATTCCGATTGGAGTATTAATTATAATCGCAGCTTTTATACTTACAGGTATTTATGTAAATAAAGCAAACAAAGTTTTTGATGAATTAACAAGAAAAATAAAATTAAAATATGAAAAGGGAGTATAA
- a CDS encoding response regulator transcription factor, whose protein sequence is MKIVLIEDEFALNEIITEFLENEGYIVKSFFDGKEAYEYLSKNSYDIVILDIHLPNIDGFSILETLQNKKIFPPVIFISAMNSIEHITKAYKLGCFDYIKKPFYLEELLFKIEKLSNFINNKDKKFIKITKNYKFSVEDNELIFKDETIPLTQIHRNIIKLLAINKNKTVTFDLLREEIWNGKVDNSIIRAEISRLKKLLKEDFIQNIRGVGYIIK, encoded by the coding sequence ATGAAAATAGTTTTAATTGAAGATGAATTTGCTTTAAATGAAATAATAACTGAATTTTTAGAAAATGAAGGTTACATAGTAAAATCTTTTTTTGATGGCAAAGAAGCATACGAGTATTTATCAAAAAATAGTTATGATATAGTGATTCTTGATATACATTTACCAAATATTGACGGTTTCTCAATTTTAGAAACTTTACAAAATAAAAAAATTTTCCCACCAGTAATTTTTATTAGTGCAATGAACAGTATTGAGCATATTACAAAAGCATATAAACTTGGATGTTTTGATTATATAAAAAAACCTTTTTATTTAGAAGAATTATTATTTAAGATTGAAAAATTATCAAATTTTATTAACAACAAAGACAAAAAATTTATAAAAATTACTAAAAATTATAAATTTAGTGTAGAAGATAATGAATTAATCTTTAAAGATGAAACAATACCCCTAACTCAAATTCACAGAAACATAATAAAACTTTTAGCAATTAATAAAAACAAAACAGTTACTTTTGATTTATTAAGAGAAGAAATATGGAATGGAAAAGTTGATAATTCAATTATTAGAGCTGAAATAAGCCGATTAAAAAAACTATTAAAGGAAGATTTTATACAAAATATTAGAGGTGTTGGATATATTATAAAATAA
- a CDS encoding sensor histidine kinase: MKLSLNKIYLGGISLLFILSIIFTSLAIYEEYKDFEHEATNIKKELIKKTKLKLKGEATKIYKIFQQYPYEYKNILQTFYGDLVYIEIRKNNKILFKLSNPPKKYIKYSLKKDTIEIVLLDSYNKIKKVIKQKKELLIHKLIKNILNFLTLSFIIYIFALSGFYLINEFLKDELNKFVKFFKKAYRKHIYMKYSDIKVKEFLNIAFYINKMLKEINAQNKQLKNINLNLEKKVNQKTIRLKKLVKLQENFIQTAIHEINTPLAIILSSLNFLDKNNKNVKRIESAVLMINNIYSDLSFILKYKHKNYPIQLIEIKDILQERIQFFEVIASIKKLKIKTEIENFIVKINKEELIRIIDNNLSNAIKYSIPNSTIIIKAKNHILSFKNTTSEVNNINKFFEPFYQENSNSQGFGLGLYLVSEICKKYNIKVKIENINNDIIFKYHFKDKDENSFN; this comes from the coding sequence TTGAAACTATCCTTAAATAAAATTTATTTAGGCGGGATTTCCCTCCTTTTTATTTTATCAATAATTTTTACATCACTTGCAATATATGAAGAATATAAAGATTTTGAACATGAAGCTACAAATATAAAAAAAGAATTAATTAAAAAAACTAAATTAAAACTAAAAGGTGAAGCTACAAAAATTTATAAAATTTTTCAACAATATCCATATGAATATAAAAATATATTACAAACATTTTATGGTGATTTAGTTTATATTGAAATTCGAAAAAACAATAAAATACTTTTTAAACTATCTAATCCACCGAAAAAATATATTAAATACTCTTTAAAAAAAGATACTATTGAAATCGTTTTATTAGATTCCTATAATAAAATAAAAAAGGTAATAAAACAAAAAAAAGAATTACTTATTCATAAACTAATCAAAAATATTTTGAACTTTCTTACATTATCATTTATAATATATATTTTTGCACTGAGTGGATTTTATTTGATTAATGAATTTTTAAAAGATGAATTAAACAAATTTGTTAAATTTTTTAAAAAAGCATATAGAAAACATATATATATGAAATATAGTGATATAAAAGTTAAAGAATTTTTAAATATAGCTTTTTATATAAATAAAATGCTAAAAGAAATTAATGCTCAAAATAAACAATTGAAAAATATAAATTTAAATCTTGAAAAAAAAGTAAATCAAAAAACGATTAGGCTAAAAAAATTAGTAAAACTACAAGAAAATTTTATACAGACTGCAATACATGAAATAAATACTCCTCTTGCAATTATTTTATCATCATTAAATTTCTTAGATAAGAATAATAAAAATGTTAAAAGAATCGAATCTGCAGTTTTAATGATAAATAATATTTATTCTGATTTGAGTTTTATATTGAAATATAAGCACAAAAACTATCCAATTCAACTAATTGAAATAAAAGATATATTACAAGAGAGAATACAATTTTTTGAAGTTATTGCTTCAATCAAAAAATTAAAAATTAAAACAGAAATAGAAAATTTTATAGTGAAAATAAATAAAGAAGAATTAATAAGAATTATTGATAATAATTTATCAAATGCCATAAAATATTCAATTCCAAATTCAACAATTATAATAAAAGCTAAAAATCATATATTAAGTTTTAAAAACACTACTTCGGAAGTAAACAATATTAATAAATTTTTTGAGCCATTTTATCAAGAAAATAGTAACTCCCAAGGATTTGGTCTTGGACTATATCTGGTTAGTGAAATTTGTAAAAAATATAACATTAAAGTTAAAATTGAAAATATTAATAATGATATAATTTTTAAATACCACTTTAAGGATAAAGATGAAAATAGTTTTAATTGA
- the acs gene encoding acetate--CoA ligase, whose protein sequence is MLKEVYYPKKEMFKNPAFKNMCEYKDLVEEFEKDYEGTWSKLAKEKITWFEDFKQTLDTSNAPFYKWFVGGKLNVTYNCIDRHLEDKKNKAAIIWEGDNGEKRIITYLELYRDVNRFANLLKSLGVKKGDRVVIYMPMIPEAAYAMLACARIGAIHSVVFGGFSAEALKDRILDAEAKIVITADGAFRKGKPYMLKPVVDKALEGVDIVEKVIVVERNNEDINWVEGRDLSYNDLIINQDDKCKCEIMDSEDPLFLLYTSGSTGKPKGVQHSQAGYILWAQLTMEWVFDIKDNDTFWCTADIGWITGHTYIVYGPLAAGGTTLMFEGVLTYPDSGRAWKMVEEYKVNQFYTAPTAIRLLHKMGPDEPKKYDLSSLRILGTVGEPIDPTAWKWYYEVVGGGRCSIVDTWWQTETGGHMISPLPAATPIKPGSATFPLPGIFAEIIDEEGNKMPPNEKGLLCITKPWPSMIRTIWGDPERFIKSYFSTAKKDGKPVYFSGDGAIYDEDGYIWITGRVDDVINVSGHRLGTAEIEAAIKKHPLVAEVAVVGRPDEIKGESIFAYVVLKEEDTIAEEIEIIQEINAIVKEEIGAIAKVDTIAFVPGLPKTRSGKIMRRILRAIAKGEEIKQDTSTLEDPKVVEAIIAVVNKI, encoded by the coding sequence ATGTTAAAAGAAGTTTATTATCCAAAAAAAGAGATGTTTAAAAATCCTGCATTTAAAAATATGTGTGAATATAAAGATTTAGTAGAAGAATTTGAAAAAGACTATGAAGGGACTTGGTCAAAACTTGCAAAAGAAAAAATAACTTGGTTTGAAGATTTTAAACAAACACTTGATACAAGTAATGCTCCATTTTATAAATGGTTTGTTGGTGGTAAACTAAATGTTACTTATAACTGTATTGATAGACACCTTGAAGATAAGAAAAATAAAGCTGCAATTATTTGGGAAGGTGACAATGGAGAAAAAAGAATTATTACTTATCTTGAATTATACAGAGATGTAAATAGGTTTGCAAATTTACTTAAAAGCTTAGGAGTAAAAAAAGGTGATAGAGTTGTTATTTATATGCCTATGATTCCAGAAGCAGCTTATGCTATGCTTGCATGTGCAAGAATTGGAGCTATTCATAGTGTAGTATTTGGTGGATTTAGTGCAGAAGCTCTTAAAGATAGAATTTTAGATGCTGAGGCTAAAATTGTAATTACTGCTGATGGTGCTTTTAGAAAAGGTAAACCTTATATGTTAAAACCTGTTGTTGATAAGGCACTTGAAGGTGTTGATATAGTTGAAAAAGTTATTGTTGTTGAAAGAAACAATGAAGATATTAATTGGGTAGAAGGTAGAGATTTAAGTTATAACGATTTAATTATTAATCAAGATGATAAGTGTAAATGTGAAATTATGGATAGTGAAGACCCACTATTTTTACTATATACAAGTGGTAGTACAGGAAAGCCAAAAGGAGTTCAACACTCACAAGCAGGATATATTTTATGGGCTCAATTAACAATGGAGTGGGTATTTGATATTAAAGATAATGATACTTTCTGGTGTACTGCTGATATTGGATGGATTACAGGTCATACATATATTGTGTATGGACCACTTGCAGCTGGTGGTACTACTTTAATGTTTGAAGGTGTTTTAACTTATCCTGATAGCGGTAGAGCTTGGAAAATGGTAGAAGAATATAAAGTAAATCAATTCTATACTGCTCCAACTGCTATTAGATTACTTCATAAAATGGGACCTGATGAACCTAAAAAGTATGATTTAAGTTCTCTTAGAATTTTAGGAACTGTTGGTGAACCAATTGACCCAACTGCTTGGAAATGGTATTATGAAGTAGTTGGAGGTGGAAGATGCAGTATTGTTGATACTTGGTGGCAAACAGAAACAGGAGGACATATGATATCTCCTCTTCCAGCAGCTACACCAATTAAACCAGGAAGTGCGACATTTCCTCTACCTGGGATATTTGCTGAAATTATTGATGAAGAAGGTAATAAAATGCCTCCAAATGAAAAAGGACTTTTATGTATAACAAAACCTTGGCCAAGTATGATTAGAACAATTTGGGGAGACCCTGAGAGATTTATTAAAAGTTATTTTTCAACAGCAAAAAAAGATGGAAAACCAGTATATTTCTCTGGTGATGGTGCTATTTATGATGAAGATGGTTATATTTGGATTACTGGAAGAGTTGATGATGTTATAAATGTATCAGGACATAGACTTGGTACTGCTGAAATTGAAGCAGCTATTAAGAAACATCCATTAGTTGCTGAGGTTGCAGTAGTTGGAAGACCAGATGAAATTAAGGGTGAGAGTATTTTTGCATATGTTGTCTTAAAGGAAGAAGATACTATTGCTGAGGAAATAGAAATTATTCAAGAAATTAATGCAATTGTAAAAGAAGAAATAGGAGCAATTGCAAAGGTTGATACTATTGCATTTGTACCAGGACTTCCAAAAACAAGAAGTGGAAAAATTATGAGAAGAATACTAAGGGCCATTGCAAAAGGAGAAGAAATCAAGCAAGACACATCAACACTTGAAGACCCAAAAGTTGTTGAAGCAATAATTGCAGTTGTTAATAAAATTTAA
- a CDS encoding hydrogenase small subunit, translating to MIGLYEKSKQRLKSLSPDKNIEKILEVEGISRRDFLKWVSVTTAMLGLPGFFEPLVAQSINALNKIPVIWMNYQDCAGNSESILRASKPTIDEIIINLISLEFHELLMAPSGTQAENQLEETIQNYEGEYLLFVEGSIPLADNGVYGTIGPSGETYKDHLLRLASKAKAIIAVGNCASFGGVVAANPNPTGATGVMGVDGINVPIINLPACPVNPETMIGVLIMYALTGELPELDSLKRPFFAYASRIHDRCERRVHFDAGEFVESFGDNASQSGYCLYKVGCKGPFTFNNCPTVKFNDTSWPVDAGHGCIGCSEPGFVDKFGSFEKPFVEENINPAAESIKDIPFVATTILAAFSYEKIKNIIRKENG from the coding sequence ATGATTGGGCTATATGAAAAATCAAAACAACGCTTAAAATCATTATCACCTGATAAAAATATAGAAAAAATTTTAGAAGTTGAAGGAATTAGTAGAAGAGATTTTTTAAAATGGGTTAGTGTTACAACTGCAATGCTTGGACTTCCTGGATTTTTTGAACCATTAGTTGCTCAAAGTATAAATGCTTTAAATAAAATACCTGTTATTTGGATGAATTATCAAGATTGCGCAGGAAATAGTGAATCAATTTTAAGGGCAAGTAAACCTACAATTGATGAGATTATTATAAATTTAATTTCTCTTGAATTTCACGAACTTCTTATGGCACCATCAGGTACTCAAGCAGAAAATCAACTTGAAGAGACAATTCAAAATTATGAAGGTGAATATTTATTATTTGTAGAAGGTTCAATTCCACTTGCAGATAATGGAGTCTATGGAACTATTGGTCCAAGTGGTGAAACATATAAAGACCATTTATTAAGACTTGCAAGTAAAGCAAAAGCAATTATAGCTGTTGGAAATTGTGCAAGTTTTGGAGGAGTTGTAGCAGCAAACCCAAACCCAACGGGAGCAACAGGAGTTATGGGAGTTGATGGAATAAATGTGCCAATCATTAATTTACCTGCATGTCCTGTTAATCCAGAAACAATGATAGGTGTATTAATTATGTATGCATTAACTGGAGAATTACCAGAGCTTGATAGCTTAAAAAGACCTTTTTTTGCATATGCATCAAGAATTCATGATAGATGTGAGAGAAGAGTTCATTTTGATGCAGGAGAGTTTGTTGAAAGTTTTGGAGATAATGCTTCACAAAGTGGGTATTGTTTATATAAAGTTGGATGTAAAGGACCATTTACATTTAATAATTGTCCAACGGTTAAATTTAATGATACAAGTTGGCCAGTAGATGCAGGGCATGGATGTATTGGATGTAGTGAGCCTGGATTTGTTGATAAATTTGGAAGTTTTGAAAAACCATTTGTTGAAGAGAATATAAATCCAGCAGCTGAGAGCATAAAAGATATTCCTTTTGTAGCAACTACTATACTTGCAGCATTTAGCTATGAAAAAATAAAAAATATTATAAGGAAAGAAAATGGCTAA
- a CDS encoding nickel-dependent hydrogenase large subunit: MANKIVIDPITRIEGHLRIEVVVDDNNIVIDAYSSSTMFRGIEPILKGRDPRDCGLIAMRICGVCTVTHYQRSIEAVENAYNIVVPKNARLVRNLIQSTLFMHDHLVHYYHLHSLDWIDVISALNANENDALNEATKYANIAGVTPYITLDDITSIKAKLKALNDAGKLGIFSKGYWGNSSYKLTPAQNLMAITNYFKAFEIQRFLGSMMATLGGKDPHPQSIVVGGVTSIKNILDNEKMTNFYNLALNVRDFIKRAYIPDMYMLADVYKDDMINQVGGGLKNFLVYGGFPLEDGDLNSVEMFFPQGVIYNANLDDIKDFDANLVTEDVTHAWYSGGNDKPYEADTIPNYTGFKEVVDNVAYLDTDGKYSWIKSPLYNDERMEVGPLARMLVGYKKSNTIKTYMQNFLDKSNTNINDFISAVGRTIARAIESEIISDKIFDFFDELKLNLQNDTSSVASYTEIPNTQGFSTEEAPRGALGHWVRIENSKVANYQTVVPSTWNAAPRDYKGRRGAYEESLIGVKLSNIDEPLEILRVVHSFDPCIACAVHVMDVRGKKLSQFNVNSICGI, from the coding sequence ATGGCTAATAAAATAGTAATAGACCCAATTACAAGAATTGAAGGACATTTAAGAATTGAAGTAGTAGTTGATGATAATAATATAGTAATAGATGCTTACTCATCATCTACAATGTTTAGAGGAATTGAGCCAATTTTAAAAGGGAGAGATCCAAGAGATTGTGGGCTAATTGCTATGAGGATATGTGGAGTTTGTACTGTAACTCATTATCAACGCTCAATTGAAGCAGTAGAAAATGCATATAATATTGTTGTGCCAAAAAATGCAAGGCTTGTTAGAAATTTAATTCAATCAACCCTTTTTATGCATGACCATTTAGTCCATTACTATCATCTCCACTCTCTTGATTGGATTGATGTAATTTCAGCTTTAAATGCAAATGAAAATGATGCTTTAAATGAAGCAACAAAATATGCAAATATTGCTGGGGTTACACCTTATATTACACTTGATGATATAACATCTATAAAAGCAAAATTAAAAGCACTAAATGATGCTGGAAAACTTGGAATATTCTCAAAAGGATATTGGGGAAATAGTAGCTATAAATTAACTCCTGCTCAAAATTTAATGGCAATTACAAACTATTTTAAAGCATTTGAGATACAAAGGTTTCTTGGAAGTATGATGGCAACTCTTGGTGGAAAAGACCCACACCCTCAAAGTATAGTAGTAGGAGGAGTTACATCTATTAAAAATATTTTAGATAATGAAAAGATGACAAATTTTTATAATTTAGCTTTAAATGTAAGAGATTTTATAAAAAGGGCTTACATTCCAGATATGTATATGTTAGCAGATGTGTATAAAGATGATATGATAAATCAAGTAGGAGGAGGGCTTAAAAACTTCTTAGTTTATGGAGGTTTTCCACTTGAAGATGGAGATTTAAATAGTGTAGAAATGTTTTTCCCACAAGGAGTAATTTATAATGCTAATTTAGATGATATTAAAGACTTTGATGCTAACTTAGTTACAGAAGATGTAACACATGCTTGGTATAGTGGAGGAAATGATAAACCATATGAAGCTGATACTATCCCAAATTATACAGGATTTAAAGAAGTCGTTGATAATGTTGCATATTTAGATACTGATGGAAAATATAGTTGGATAAAATCGCCTCTATATAATGATGAGAGAATGGAAGTAGGACCTCTTGCAAGAATGCTTGTTGGATACAAAAAAAGTAATACAATAAAAACTTATATGCAAAACTTTTTAGATAAGTCTAATACAAATATAAATGATTTTATCTCAGCTGTAGGTAGGACAATTGCAAGGGCTATTGAGAGTGAAATTATTTCTGATAAGATTTTTGATTTTTTTGATGAATTAAAGCTAAATTTACAAAATGATACTTCAAGCGTTGCAAGCTATACTGAAATTCCAAACACGCAAGGTTTTTCTACCGAAGAAGCACCAAGAGGAGCACTTGGTCATTGGGTAAGAATTGAAAATTCAAAAGTAGCAAATTATCAAACGGTAGTCCCATCAACTTGGAATGCAGCACCACGAGATTATAAAGGAAGAAGAGGTGCTTATGAAGAATCATTAATTGGAGTTAAATTATCAAATATAGATGAACCTCTTGAAATTTTAAGAGTTGTTCATAGTTTTGACCCGTGTATTGCATGTGCAGTTCATGTAATGGATGTTAGAGGAAAAAAATTATCTCAATTTAATGTTAATTCAATTTGTGGAATATAG